One window of Dermacentor andersoni chromosome 7, qqDerAnde1_hic_scaffold, whole genome shotgun sequence genomic DNA carries:
- the LOC126533520 gene encoding uncharacterized protein translates to MADDPCGEREDQRAGSSEVTIRRQVSLSVRPAAASLQDEAALLAQLDPGPGWPQLPDYACSDLSFDGTAGAWPPLLAAADVGLLEGTKEAPRGAARTERSSRLVTSSQADRDDKSVPAAKCASSSGADSIAIQIEEARDFSRKQCHKYTAIRPAVSGQWSFETRQVTGSPTGSVRVHWVSSKTEGAADGPLPDAATAAEASGDAAHDDAARRDEDEASGGGAAVAAKAVRSKINVLAPTTPAATRNDATTTTAGTLAEAHSGSSIVQLRPKESLGDVNIRVRATGHQSPEGKEEFEVGVAPSRSRTSIHLEGQILTATSSKASLVHDFTMAAVGNPHRVRDVAPPAEEEDADYPPHTGSSPSNPATAATTEQGGDDAKSKESASAEPPAPEGRPADRVPPSLKNVERERVAGRETFRAAVVPEANVPSLGCLTKVLSVARSDQDGRLSSPYGLGDNKAGGPFLRELSVDESDEPAGTAVASSRSRRLGEAKTVRYVASSERLDRISRASARSGLREEFLFSATTVGFSEKERQALPPVRESGTPSSSHVHLRPTSRLSEFGLSATTFGLTDKDRRAIAPSHSLDKRWSCNRLSRDRTRSTSRLSEFGFSATTIGLTDKDRQAIASSQSLDKRPSINRSKRSQPDFKSSSNRSLHDCISPSHEVRREFGFSATTIGLTDRDVQNLPSSRDRFQASETAVPQEASGNDISRQSSRTACGFAERRSGEFLPVRSVSHLVPRSSRSSGVLPPSIMEGLIIQNLPQNENGGSSRCVFVGDLHTESNAAGRSKLNVSSEMLQSTTRPLLSVIDEEESSTDIDVDGIVRRRNARRTLKVTPSRELFGSIEGSSSFDNSNPATYNSSNQPGQPIGSFYEERLQDPLNLVGSSFESPRNRASTVRFLENTAVSHWVPDAAQNPSSVEFQGQRGQSAMTFPSAHSMMDFETAYETAHNSSEAQSPLPALAMSRLGAVSVSSSSSLEVDGVHFNQAAQFHTKSETSAGPASALGIPAPNGILRNTGDALGSNFGNEHFTRTAAIGRQLHFNEDNSNFLADQQNPLGPNGSMAAPGTGSAEQVLGPPYRGQFGYHAGAEDWLPYGRYCEPPVYQELGATKCGAFQASFSAPKPQLRVPYPRNPGVEAIVAPATGGVPRMPLVRRRSPEFARGQLPYGRLRLSTAGATRKSRRVEDVYRQHDVPYVGPRTTVSAQQNIRVGQAYGSRSSPRARRSVSPARRMTHAFQQRPYTPANLQGQYWGNTYVPSIVNSWHGGCYENPAFEPVPAPFVDTMPASPTSEAKGWWIPDQEYRTRRKKAVLRVESVSTFESHENANEPRAPSVRSPAVYRKRPSQEKITSTKTVQTEERGGSARCVAPTTTATGRPSVITPRVKTHVDIDDSNSETRNASYTRVRTQTETVQQPWAPVGGPPDHARNVEASFLSPNFGTSPSYPGYVNQNFVCPPYMPNFRPELAAPTAVPLSATPFLGQTAQMTPPAAVQMAYYGQMPATSPPQSVGPPASPPAARAQSSSERATACPLSSCFKGAFSRPEESSEEQPKKREPHCCHRERRRKRARSPLPPPSVGSTFTVGYVMNSENELSPVLMPLNATSTQSPPNETRGTQSVAPSAHAVSSRGSASEEDPVAKLEKRVQEQIVEIEKAIQEQDARWEQNEMRKRKETERKKPPKEKTGSGAKRRDGKLRNIFVAKVEENSSQDECDTEPQSWFSWSRTSKSRKGVQLRVPREARPVRSMDTQTEGSSASRASSKGKLSEGSEKIAIPGVSSSEAVPSGFTWATRRKKSMRSSPHGSPGSEAAPPGFACVTRRKKPTQSSSRGSPDREAMSPDATLETRRKKATQPSPRGSPNREAEPEPGFAWETHQKKSSQPSPRGSPARKAFYTGQRSRGGSPPRASAKTAPSPKHSGRSSTLTDRRQRRHHSEERSTPSPDIVLSGAEADTDTDNALLAKIRVGFPGARRTQRRWSRTEMHRSTSYDTAASSLAPSSTAERRVRSAGRFPGEKSKKPSRDTVSEVPPSSCWQSVCNLFGGPEEQPSSEKAAGAKKSKSCCSSVCDLCRSSCDEAPRPYKKSSPRRRSPDVVAPLPPPPVMPPPPVMPPAPIGYPPLPPKPKFRRRNSSSEDVAEKSQEEEAKPASRGSMLSNIFNWFSSRSGDKQDEGETGRKDTRQDNQGSSYQSWLAKKERALKRDEYKLRGPHGHAATQSREHSATRSREPPPVQASPMPQELYFEEEGGPRWVIKYSPSNSASPAQLAVDGPGAPGPRKSASSRERTPPVLSVQQSPAGAGETNWSVQYLYGPSGSKQATAAQLISRPPKRMPTPPSVAVGLQGSCGPPGAGQGQAMAAGFGRPPSHGFDNAPDWSIRITQGREHSSSSRASVRSKGPGKHSPSAGSKEAPPEMQPSFVLRLVEPRPRSRGSSAKSLEHTPDKKKSEVSFKDKPETNAVAPPAEPAGAKSEKMEPPPPAADAGKAQPAPPIAAPRVLQTEESFKHEFYEEMDERGRAATMAPAVIRPGGDIAQAASQSAALRMAAIDTLLSRGAVPLKTPEGATEAPKKPSSASAPSKEEKKLLETPKEALPDKQGQGGASAVLPLSQSEPARNKAKGPEAPKPRGKKASLSPGEPAHTNYVLEMKRQRQPYWSDPLSYKCPSVQEVAGYAIITAVLLLGLVLLVSVPRMRSQDIGAY, encoded by the exons ATGGCCGACGATCCGT GCGGCGAACGCGAGGACCAGCGGGCCGGCAGCAGCGAGGTGACCATCCGGCGCCAGGTGTCGCTGAGCGTGAGACCGGCCGCCGCGTCGCTGCAGGATGAAGCGGCGCTGCTCGCACAGCTGGACCCCGGGCCCG GCTGGCCACAGCTCCCGGATTACGCGTGCTCCGACCTGAGCTTCGATGGCACCGCGGGCGCCTGGCCCCCACTGCTGGCTGCCGCCGACGTAGGGCTGCTCGAAGGGACGAAAGAGGCGCCGCGAGGCGCCGCTCGCACG GAGCGATCCTCACGTCTTGTCACCTCGTCGCAGGCCGACCGCGACGACAAGAGCGTCCCCGCCGCGAAGTGCGCTTCGTCAAGCGGCGCTGACTCGATCGCGATCCAAATCGAAGAAGCGAGGGACTTCTCCCGCAAGCAGTGCCACAAGTACACGGCCATTCGTCCCGCAGTTTCCGGCCAGTGGTCCTTCGAAACGCGTCAGGTGACCGGATCGCCTACGGGCTCGGTCAGGGTGCACTGGGTCTCGAGCAAGACGGAAGGCGCCGCCGACGGCCCGCTTCCCGACGCGGCGACAGCAGCGGAAGCCTCGGGCGACGCGGCGCACGATGACGCAGCACGACGAGACGAAGACGAAgcgagcggaggaggagcggcCGTGGCGGCCAAAGCAGTCCGCTCCAAGATCAACGTGCTAGCTCCCACGACTCCCGCGGCCACGCGGAACGACGCCACAACTACGACGGCGGGGACCCTGGCGGAGGCGCACTCGGGCTCTTCGATCGTTCAGCTGAGACCCAAGGAGTCGCTGGGTGACGTGAACATCCGCGTGAGGGCGACCGGACACCAGTCGCCGGAGGGTAAGGAGGAGTTCGAGGTGGGCGTCGCCCCGTCCAGGAGTCGCACCAGCATCCACCTGGAAGGGCAGATACTCACCGCCACGTCCAGCAAGGCGAGTCTCGTTCACGATTTCACGATGGCCGCCGTCGGCAACCCCCATCGGGTGCGCGACGTGGCGCCGCCAGCggaagaagaagacgccgacTATCCGCCGCACACGGGGTCTTCTCCGTCGAACCCCGCGACTGCGGCGACGACGGAACAGGGTGGCGATGACGCAAAGAGTAAGGAATCCGCATCCGCGGAGCCTCCGGCGCCCGAGGGTCGACCGGCAGACCGAGTGCCACCGTCGCTGAAGAACGTCGAACGCGAACGCGTCGCTGGCAGGGAAACATTCCGCGCTGCCGTAGTTCCCGAAGCGAACGTTCCTAGCCTGGGATGCCTGACCAAGGTATTGAGCGTCGCGCGTAGCGATCAGGATGGTCGTCTGTCGAGTCCGTACGGCTTGGGAGACAACAAGGCCGGCGGCCCTTTTCTGCGTGAGTTGTCAGTCGACGAGAGCGACGAACCGGCGGGTACCGCGGTCGCATCGTCTCGCAGTCGCCGCTTGGGAGAAGCCAAAACTGTACGGTACGTTGCGTCGTCGGAACGATTGGACAGGATATCAAGGGCCAGCGCCCGCTCAGGGCTGAGGGAAGAATTCCTCTTTTCGGCCACGACAGTTGGCTTCAGCGAAAAAGAGCGCCAAGCCCTGCCGCCCGTGCGCGAATCGGGCACACCCTCCTCGTCGCATGTCCACCTGCGCCCCACGAGCCGGTTGTCCGAGTTCGGCCTTTCGGCGACCACTTTCGGCCTCACGGACAAGGACCGTCGTGCTATAGCACCTAGCCACTCACTGGACAAGCGTTGGAGCTGCAATCGTTTGTCACGTGACCGCACGCGATCCACAAGCCGGTTGTCTGAATTCGGCTTTTCTGCGACGACTATCGGCCTCACTGACAAGGATCGTCAAGCTATAGCATCTAGCCAGTCCCTGGACAAGCGGCCCAGTATTAATCGTTCCAAACGCAGCCAGCCTGACTTCAAGTCGTCCTCCAACAGGAGCCTGCATGACTGCATCAGCCCAAGTCACGAGGTTAGACGAGAATTTGGTTTTTCAGCGACAACAATCGGCCTCACTGACAGAGACGTGCAAAACTTGCCCTCTTCGAGAGACAGGTTTCAAGCGTCTGAAACTGCAGTACCTCAGGAGGCTTCAGGCAATGACATAAGTCGTCAATCTTCAAGAACTGCGTGTGGTTTTGCGGAAAGAAGATCTGgagaatttctcccagtcaggaGCGTCAGCCACTTGGTGCCGCGTTCCAGTAGATCGTCCGGAGTACTTCCACCGTCAATCATGGAAGGCCTCATCATACAAAACCTACCGCAAAATGAAAATGGAGGAAGCAGCCGATGCGTTTTCGTCGGTGATCTACACACAGAAAGCAATGCAGCCGGCAgatcgaagctgaatgtttctaGCGAAATGCTACAAAGCACGACGCGACCGTTACTTTCTGTTATCGATGAAGAAGAGAGCAGCACAGATATAGACGTCGACGGAATCGTCCGGCGAAGAAATGCTCGGCGGACGCTTAAAGTTACACCTTCCAGGGAACTGTTTGGCTCCATCGAAGGGTCGAGCTCATTCGACAATTCTAATCCCGCCACGTACAACAGTTCGAACCAGCCCGGGCAACCAATAGGTAGCTTTTACGAGGAGAGACTTCAAGACCCCCTGAATTTGGTCGGTTCCTCATTCGAGTCACCGCGAAACAGGGCAAGTACAGTCCGATTTTTAGAGAATACTGCAGTGTCACACTGGGTTCCGGACGCCGCTCAAAACCCTTCTTCCGTAGAGTTTCAAGGACAACGGGGACAGAGCGCCATGACCTTCCCTTCTGCCCACTCAATGATGGACTTTGAAACTGCCTACGAGACAGCACACAACTCCAGCGAAGCTCAGTCGCCATTACCCGCGCTTGCTATGTCAAGGCTTGGAGCTGTTAGCGTGTCGTCCAGCAGTTCGTTGGAGGTAGACGGTGTTCACTTTAACCAAGCGGCGCAGTTCCACACCAAGTCTGAGACATCCGCGGGTCCTGCAAGTGCCCTCGGCATTCCAGCACCCAACGGGATATTACGAAACACTGGCGATGCTTTGGGGTCAAACTTTGGAAATGAGCACTTCACTCGGACAGCTGCAATAGGTAGGCAGCTGCATTTCAACGAAGATAATAGCAATTTCCTTGCAGATCAGCAAAACCCATTGGGTCCAAACGGCTCGATGGCAGCACCAGGTACCGGAAGCGCCGAGCAAGTCTTGGGGCCACCTTACAGGGGGCAATTTGGCTATCACGCTGGTGCCGAGGACTGGTTGCCTTACGGCCGCTATTGTGAGCCTCCCGTGTACCAAGAACTCGGTGCCACGAAATGtggtgcttttcaagcctcattcAGTGCCCCTAAGCCTCAATTACGTGTGCCTTACCCAAGAAATCCTGGTGTCGAAGCCATCGTCGCGCCGGCAACCGGTGGGGTTCCTCGAATGCCGTTGGTTCGGCGCAGATCGCCCGAATTCGCGCGCGGACAGCTTCCGTACGGCAGACTGAGGCTTTCCACAGCAGGTGCGACGAGAAAAAGTCGTCGCGTCGAGGACGTCTACCGACAGCACGACGTTCCGTACGTAGGGCCGAGAACCACAGTATCGGCGCAACAGAACATCAGAGTGGGTCAAGCTTACGGATCGCGCTCGAGTCCACGCGCTAGACGAAGCGTGTCTCCCGCCCGTAGGATGACGCATGCATTTCAGCAACGGCCTTACACCCCAGCAAACTTGCAGGGTCAGTACTGGGGAAACACGTACGTTCCCAGCATTGTTAACTCGTGGCATGGTGGTTGCTACGAGAATCCGGCGTTCGAGCCCGTGCCCGCCCCATTCGTAGATACCATGCCTGCGTCTCCGACTAGCGAAGCAAAAGGCTGGTGGATACCAGATCAGGAGTACCGGACGAGGAGGAAGAAAGCAGTTCTTCGGGTAGAAAGCGTGAGCACGTTCGAGAGTCACGAGAACGCCAACGAACCGCGTGCGCCGAGCGTACGGTCTCCGGCAGTTTATAGGAAACGACCATCGCAGGAAAAGATCACGTCTACGAAGACAGTGCAGACGGAGGAGCGCGGTGGTAGCGCACGCTGCGTGGCGCCGACGACAACGGCGACGGGCCGGCCCAGTGTCATAACCCCGAGAGTCAAAACACACGTGGACATAGACGACAGTAACAGCGAAACAAGGAACGCCAGCTACACGCGCGTGAGAACGCAGACTGAAACAGTTCAGCAACCCTGGGCGCCGGTAGGAGGACCGCCGGACCACGCACGAAACGTGGAAGCGTCGTTCTTGTcgccaaactttggcacaagccCGTCCTACCCTGGTTACGTTAATCAAAATTTTGTCTGTCCCCCTTACATGCCCAACTTCCGCCCAGAACTGGCGGCCCCAACAGCAGTGCCACTTTCTGCCACCCCTTTCCTGGGGCAGACGGCCCAAATGACGCCTCCAGCTGCAGTCCAGATGGCATACTATGGACAAATGCCGGCAACAAGCCCTCCGCAGAGTGTCGGGCCACCAGCTTCGCCACCTGCTGCTCGCGCACAGAGTTCTTCAGAGCGAGCCACGGCTTGCCCACTATCATCCTGCTTCAAGGGGGCCTTCTCGCGACCAGAGGAGAGCTCGGAAGAGCAGCCGAAGAAGCGCGAGCCGCACTGCTGCCACCGCGAGCGAAGACGCAAGCGCGCCCGTTCTCCGCTTCCACCGCCGTCTGTGGGCAGCACCTTCACGGTGGGGTACGTGATGAACTCGGAGAACGAGCTCAGTCCCGTTCTTATGCCCTTAAATGCTACGTCCACGCAGTCTCCGCCGAACGAAACCAGAGGCACCCAATCCGTCGCACCGAGTGCACACGCTGTTTCGTCGCGGGGGTCGGCAAGCGAGGAGGACCCCGTGGCGAAATTGGAGAAACGAGTCCAGGAGCAGATCGTAGAAATTGAGAAGGCCATCCAGGAGCAAGACGCGAGGTGGGAGCAGAACGAGatgaggaaaagaaaggaaaccgaaaGAAAGAAGCCGCCAAAGGAGAAGACGGGCAGTGGGGCCAAGCGCAGAGACGGAAAACTGCGCAATATCTTCGTCGCGAAGGTGGAAGAAAACTCCAGTCAAGACGAATGCGACACCGAGCCTCAGAGTTGGTTCTCATGGTCACGAACAAGCAAAAGTAGAAAAGGTGTCCAGTTGAGAGTGCCACGGGAGGCACGCCCGGTTCGTTCCATGGACACGCAGACGGAAGGGAGCTCCGCCAGTCGCGCTTCGTCGAAGGGGAAACTGTCAGAGGGGAGCGAGAAGATCGCCATCCCAGGAGTGTCCAGCAGCGAAGCCGTGCCTTCCGGATTCACGTGGGCGACGCGCCGAAAGAAGTCTATGCGGTCTAGTCCGCACGGCAGTCCTGGCAGTGAAGCCGCACCTCCTGGCTTCGCGTGCGTGACGCGGCGGAAAAAGCCTACTCAGTCTAGTTCGCGCGGTAGTCCTGACAGAGAAGCCATGTCTCCTGACGCCACGTTGGAGACGCGCCGAAAGAAGGCTACTCAGCCTAGCCCGCGCGGCAGTCCTAACAGGGAAGCCGAACCTGAGCCTGGCTTCGCGTGGGAGACGCACCAAAAAAAGTCCAGTCAGCCTAGCCCGCGCGGAAGCCCCGCCCGAAAGGCCTTCTACACAGGCCAGCGCAGCCGTGGTGGGTCCCCACCTCGAGCGTCCGCAAAGACAGCACCCAGCCCCAAACATAGCGGCAGGTCAAGTACCTTGACGGATAGACGACAGCGGAGACATCACTCGGAGGAGCGCAGCACGCCGTCGCCGGACATTGTGCTCAGCGGCGCCGAAGCAGACACCGACACAGACAACGCCCTCCTGGCAAAGATAAGGGTCGGTTTCCCTGGAGCCCGGAGAACGCAGAGGCGTTGGTCTCGAACGGAGATGCACCGCTCTACTTCCTACGACACGGCGGCATCGTCCCTGGCTCCTTCGTCGACCGCAGAGAGGCGCGTCCGTTCCGCGGGACGGTTTCCCGGCGAAAAGTCAAAGAAGCCGTCCCGCGACACGGTCAGCGAAGTCCCCCCGTCGTCATGTTGgcagtccgtgtgcaaccttttcGGAGGACCAGAAGAGCAACCGTCTTCCGAGAAGGCCGCCGGCGCAAAGAAGTCCAAGAGCTGCTGCAGTTCCGTGTGTGACCTGTGCAGGTCCTCGTGTGACGAAGCGCCCCGACCGTACAAGAAATCGTCGCCTCGGAGAAGGTCGCCAGATGTCGTTGCACCATTACCCCCTCCGCCTGTGATGCCGCCGCCTCCTGTGATGCCACCGGCGCCTATCGGCTATCCTCCGCTGCCGCCGAAGCCAAAGTTCCGACGGCGGAACAGCAGCTCCGAAGACGTAGCCGAGAAAAGCCAAGAAGAAGAGGCAAAGCCTGCCTCTAGGGGAAGCATGCTTTCAAATATCTTCAACTGGTTCTCCTCGCGGAGCGGGGACAAGCAGGACGAAGGCGAAACGGGACGCAAGGACACGAGACAGGACAACCAGGGCAGCAGTTATCAGAGCTGGTTAGCGAAAAAAGAGCGCGCCCTCAAGAGAGACGAGTACAAGCTCAGAGGACCACACGGGCATGCGGCCACACAGTCGCGAGAGCACTCAGCCACCCGATCCCGAGAGCCCCCGCCAGTGCAAGCCTCGCCGATGCCACAGGAGCTGTACTTCGAGGAGGAAGGTGGTCCTCGGTGGGTTATTAAATACTCTCCTTCTAATTCTGCGTCGCCTGCGCAACTGGCGGTAGATGGACCTGGCGCACCTGGCCCGCGCAAGTCCGCGAGCTCGCGCGAGAGAACGCCTCCGGTCTTGAGTGTCCAGCAGTCACCGGCAGGCGCCGGTGAAACGAACTGGTCAGTCCAGTACTTGTACGGCCCCAGCGGTTCTAAACAAGCAACGGCCGCACAGTTAATCTCGCGGCCGCCGAAGAGAATGCCCACGCCACCTTCTGTGGCTGTAGGCTTGCAAGGAAGCTGTGGGCCACCCGGCGCGGGACAAGGGCAAGCAATGGCGGCAGGCTTCGGTAGaccaccctcgcacggattcgaCAATGCGCCCGACTGGTCTATACGCATAACGCAAGGTCGCGAGCACTCTTCGTCGTCGCGTGCCTCAGTCCGCTCCAAAGGCCCCGGAAAACACAGTCCTTCGGCCGGGTCGAAAGAAGCGCCACCCGAGATGCAACCGTCCTTCGTCTTGCGGCTCGTTGAACCACGTCCACGAAGCCGAGGCAGTTCAGCCAAGTCGCTGGAACACACCCCGGATAAGAAGAAGAGCGAGGTGTCCTTCAAGGATAAGCCAGAGACCAATGCCGTTGCACCGCCAGCAGAGCCGGCAGGTGCGAAGTCCGAGAAGATGGAGCCTCCTCCTCCGGCAGCCGATGCTGGGAAAGCGCAGCCGGCGCCTCCTATCGCCGCACCGCGCGTGCTCCAGACGGAGGAGTCGTTCAAGCACGAATTCTACGAGGAGATGGACGAACGCGGCAGGGCGGCGACCATGGCCCCGGCGGTCATTCGGCCCGGCGGGGACATTGCGCAAGCGGCCTCGCAGTCGGCCGCCCTGCGGATGGCTGCCATCGATACGCTCCTCTCGCGTGGCGCCGTACCGCTGAAGACGCCCGAGGGCGCTACCGAGGCCCCGAAGAAGCCCAGCTCCGCAAGTGCGCCCAGCAAAGAAGAGAAGAAACTTCTGGAAACGCCGAAGGAAGCCCTACCAGACAAGCAGGGTCAAGGCGGCGCCTCGGCCGTCCTGCCGTTGTCGCAGTCCGAGCCGGCGCGCAACAAGGCCAAGGGACCCGAGGCCCCCAAGCCCCGCGGCAAGAAGGCGTCGCTGTCACCCGGCGAGCCGGCGCACACCAACTACGTGCTGGAGATGAAGCGGCAGCGGCAGCCGTACTGGAGTGACCCCTTGTCGTACAAGTGTCCCAGCGTGCAGGAGGTGGCCGGCTACGCCATCATCACGGCCGTGCTCCTGCTGGGTCTGGTGTTGCTCGTGTCCGTGCCCAGGATGCGCTCGCAAG acaTTGGCGCATACTGA
- the LOC126533462 gene encoding serpin B9-like: protein MIPASLSVSRRAIDIAAAQAMASAGSASPMRTQLSTASPATPGTPTTGRPFCTLTDFGLKLVSYALQESQDANVCLSPFGVAVALGMAIVGSGDATTAQVVHALGAVDSNNMYRTCERILSMLNGAMPNTKVSLGSRIYVSKEIPVLPEFRETLVETFSCDLGRLNFKDNPQAAAQEINAWAAQATEGNLTQLMREGDVTASTRLLLVSAIYFRGVWSEPFYGPIKAPFYVNNRETAQVDTMESCRTALYCRSTHIPCEALELSYVCRSLSLLLILPDRHVPLGKLVAALNYSTVRRLLKDLKPVTSMAVWIPRFRLQKSYEMVPALKALGITNLFDDHIVDLSRMTGARTGLCVDNFIHEALFDTTEEGVGEVTRPPNPLDASTIAFRANRPFLYVLLHHYNHSVVYMGAVCRP from the exons ATGATTCCCGCGAGCCTCTCGGTCAGCCGCCGGGCCATCGACATCGCGGCCGCACAGGCGATGGCGTcggccggcagtgcgagcccaaTGCGGACCCAGCTGAGCACCGCGTCGCCCGCGACGCCGGGCACACCGACGACGGGGCGGCCCTTCTGCACCCTGACCGACTTCGGGCTGAAGCTGGTGTCGTACGCGCTGCAGGAGTCCCAGGATGCCAACGTGTGCCTGTCGCCGTTCGGCGTGGCCGTCGCCCTGGGAATGGCCATCGTGGGCAGCGGCGACGCCACCACCGCGCAGGTGGTGCACGCCCTGGGCGCCGTCGACTCCAACAACATGTACCGCACCTGCGAGAGGATACTGTCCATGCTTAACGGCGCCATGCCCAACACAAAG GTGTCGCTGGGCAGCAGGATATACGTGTCCAAGGAAATACCGGTGCTGCCAGAGTTCAGGGAGACGCTGGTGGAGACCTTCTCGTGCGACCTGGGCCGGCTCAACTTCAAGGACAACCCGCAGGCGGCCGCCCAGGAGATCAACGCTTGGGCCGCCCAG GCAACCGAGGGCAACCTGACGCAACTGATGCGAGAAGGCGACGTGACGGCGAGCACTCGACTCTTGCTGGTCAGCGCCATCTACTTTCGGGGTGTCTGGAGCGAGCCCTTCTACGGACCCATCAAGGCGCCTTTCTACGTCAACAACAGGGAGACG GCACAAGTGGACACGATGGAGTCGTGTCGCACGGCTCTCTACTGCCGCAGCACGCACATCCCGTGCGAGGCGCTCGAACTGTCCTACGTCTGCCGCTCGCTGAGCCTGCTCCTGATCCTGCCCGACCGGCACGTTCCGCTGGGCAAGCTGGTGGCCGCGCTCAACTACAGCACCGTGCGCCGCCTGCTCAAGGACCTCAAACCGGTGACGTCGATGGCCGTGTGGATTCCGCGCTTCCGGCTGCAGAAGTCGTACGAGATGGTGCCGGCGCTGAAGGCGCTCGGCATCACCAACCTGTTCGACGACCACATCGTCGACCTGAGCCGCATGACGGGCGCACGCACGGGCCTCTGCGTCGACAACTTCATCCACGAGGCGCTGTTCGACACCACCGAAGAAGGGGTGGGCGAAGTGACCCGGCCGCCGAACCCGCTCGATGCCTCCACGATCGCGTTCCGTGCCAACAGGCCGTTTCTGTACGTGCTGCTGCACCACTACAACCACTCCGTCGTCTACATGGGCGCCGTCTGCAGACCGTGA